The Trueperaceae bacterium DNA segment CTCACGGTGCACGTGTGCGCGTACGACGCCCGCCTCGCGCGCGCGTGGCGGCTGACGCCGGGGGGCCGGAGCGTCGTCATCCACAACGGCATCCGTCGATCCGACGTCCCGGCGCCCGGCCCCGTGGACCCGAGGCGCGTCGTGACGTTGGGTCGGCTGGCCCGGCAGAAGGACCCGGGCATGGTGGTGGCGGTGGCGCGCCTCCTCGCCGACGAGGGCTTCCGCTTCCGCCTGATCGGCGGCGGCCCGTTGGAGGCGACGGTCCGGCAGGCGATCGCCGACGCCGGTCTCGAGGGGGTCGTGGACGTGACGGGGGCCCTCCCGCGCGCGGAGGCGCTCGCTGCGATGCGCGACGCCGGCGCGTTCCTCCTCCCGTCGCGATGGGAGGGCTTTCCCATCGCACCGATCGAAGCGATGGAGATGGGGATCCCCGTCGTGTTGTCGAACGTGAGCGGCATGCCCGAGGTCGTGGGCGATGATGCAGGGGTGTTGGTGGAGGCGCACGACCCCCAGGCGTACGCATCGGCACTTCGGCGCGTGGCGGGCGACGACGCCTGGCGCGCGACGCTGGTCGCGCGCGCACGTGAACGGGTCGCCACGCACTTCACGCGCGACGTC contains these protein-coding regions:
- a CDS encoding glycosyltransferase; translated protein: MRILHVVADGRPGGGTTNVLALAEDQRAAGHDVTLLTDRGSYAVDAARRFAVQVREAAFFTSRFDPRLPEAIDRTVRTVAPDVVHVHGARAGFLYALRARRGTVPSVYTVRGYHFLRKPRGVRHAAALAERLASARTDLTVHVCAYDARLARAWRLTPGGRSVVIHNGIRRSDVPAPGPVDPRRVVTLGRLARQKDPGMVVAVARLLADEGFRFRLIGGGPLEATVRQAIADAGLEGVVDVTGALPRAEALAAMRDAGAFLLPSRWEGFPIAPIEAMEMGIPVVLSNVSGMPEVVGDDAGVLVEAHDPQAYASALRRVAGDDAWRATLVARARERVATHFTRDVVTASYLDAYRRVTGR